One Vicia villosa cultivar HV-30 ecotype Madison, WI linkage group LG5, Vvil1.0, whole genome shotgun sequence genomic window, GACAACGTTGCTTTGGATGGATTCATTTTACTGTATGCGAGTAGTAACTATCTGAATTAGGCTTTTTCTTGTGACTTTTTATATGAAAATGAGTCTAAAGAATGAATTATAATTTTGTGATTCTCCATTAAATAGGTAGATTAGTTAGATAAAAGCTGttattttttttaaggaaaagtTTGTTAAAGAGATTTGAAATTAAGattataaataattgaaatatattgACTTGACTTTTAAATTATGTAACCATCTTTTTTCACACCGTGTTTGTCGTTTTTACCTCactgttaatttaaaataaatttcaaaaaaaatttggtttataaaattgaataaaaaatattaaacgtatttattatttagtattttagTAAGTCTACAAAAAAATTGGTTACACTCGTTTTATAGGAATAGTTTGTTACACTAATTTTATAGGAATAGTTTGTTACActaatttcaaatattatttaattatttagtctTTTAGTAACACTCCTTATTAAAACTTGTGATTGAATGTCTAATATTTAATCTACATAGAAGCCGGATTTTATAGGATTAGTTTGTTACACTTTTAAAATTAAGGttataataatttgtttttttaaggaAAATAATGAATTAATATCATATATTGCTCTAATTTGTTTcagctatttttttaaaataattatataagatTTTTTCGttgcaaatttttaaaaataatgtgtaTGGTGTtgtatatttttcttctttaaaaattacaaatatttgttaaaaaaatattttaaataattatttaaaatatttcaatattttttattattattttggatattaaaatttcttaaatttgtaaacatttttaaaataggTTTTCATTAAAAGTTATTTTGAtttacatatttttataaataaagtaaGATTTTGAACATGTTTTAATCGTGAAAATTAATCtctcaatttataaaaaataaatttcaaaatacttttaaaattttataaaattcttttataaaataattttaaaataaaaaagttcatttttttaaagttaaaaggAACCGGCCTatacttttgttattttttttaatgatttttaaatataatattcttTTAAATACAATGTTAATCATCTCAAATTTTAtggattttcttttaatatataaaaaaataatgattagtTTAAATGAAAAATTCATTTTAGAATGTAAAATGAGTTATATCTatcattaatttataaattaaataataaattgcaGATCTATTATAACAAttccaaaattaaaatttgttaaaataaaaaattaataattattttagttttacaaTTTATCCATcttagaaaatttaaataaaaaataatgtatgTTGTTCTAATCCAGTCAAATACCCAAAGCTGAGGAATCATATTTATTGTTTCAGAAATGTTCATTCCAAGTTGTTCGAACCCAATATCGTCTATCATATATAACCCTTCTCCTACCTTGTAACACCCTAAATCTCGCatataatttatcaaaaaatttaatcaaataaattgtCGTAAGAACAAAATCTATTGATactccttgagttttgatgataacaaagtactgtttttttaataggcaattgattATAAGAACTCGCACTAGGGGTGAAACCCTTACAATACAGAGAAGCTACACATGATTGAAACAATCTATTGGTACTTTATACCAATCGTAGAAACTATGAGGCGAAAGCGGATTAGAACTAGTTAACCAACTccaagaaaaatacaaaatattgaaatacACCTTATCAAAACTATAAGAAACATTATCAAAGATTATTGCATTTCACATAATCCATATACACCAAGAAGTAGCGAACCAAATTGTGTTAATCTTCTTCCTTATAGTGGCGAGTGAAGTGGTGGATTATGatagaaaagaagaaagagattgttTGCTTTTTAAAGTGGATTTCGAGAAGGCTTATGATAAAGTTAGTTGAAGTTATTGGCGGTATATGATGAAAAGGATGGGTTTTGGGGGAAGATGGATGGGATGGATTGAGTTATTGGTTTTTAATAGTAAGATGTCGGTTCTTGTTAATGGTAGTTCTACCAAAGAATTCGAAGTGTTCCGAGAGTTGAGACAAAGTGACCCCCTCTCAccttttctttatgttttagAGGCGGAAGGTCTTTCGGGGTTAGTGAGGAAATCCGTTGAAGTTGGGGATTTAGCCATAAAAGGTTCTTGTTGGGTGGAAAATCTTCAATTTGCATATGATACTTTACTTGTGGGAGAAGGGACGTGGAAGCATGTTTGGGCGATTAAGGCGGTGATTCGGGCATTTGAAATTGTGTCGGGCCTTGGAATTAATTGTCATAAAAGTAAATTGATAGGTATTAATTCAAGGGGTCCGTTTTTGGAAGCCGCACCAGTTCTTGTAAAGTGGAGGAGAGAAAATTTTATTTCCTTGGTATTCCCATTGGTTTTGATCCTAGGAAGGATACGACTTGGAATCCTCTATTGGTGAAAATGAAGAATCGGTTGGGGGTTGTAAAAATCGCTTCCTCAATTTGGGAGGTAGGATTACTCTATTGAAGTCTATTATTTCTTCTTTGACCATATTCACTATGTCTTTTTTACAAAATgccaaagaaggaggtgaaagagttTAATAGGATCCAACGCAATCGTTGGTTGATCTTTGAATCATCGCATCCACTTCAATCAGACTCTATGTTGAGTAACGATAAAAGGTATTTCACATCACCTTCAAATCATCATTTGTCTTCAGTTCGAGCAATGTGAATTATAGTTTCTCTTTGTTGTCTATTGAGGATGAACGATACTCGAGCTTGATAACTCTTCGATTTTTTGAATATTGTAGGAGACTATTCAGTTTGATTTTCAGATCGACAAGAAGTATGTGCTCGCAGATCTGAAATTATACATGATCATGTTTGAATGAATGACTTGGAGATACATCTTCGGATCCgccttattttttaaaaataaaaaataaaggtcGCTCCGGAGTTGCCTCTTCCAATAatcctctattttgttttttattttaataaacaagaGGGGATCTGAAGATACATCTTTAGATCCATAAAAAAATTATGCAGAAACCAAAAACATAGTTATGCAGGAcagaattttaaaaacaaaaattatccaCAAAATGTCACCCAATTTGTCAATAGTATCTTActattaaaactattattttgtcaataatttttcattaattttaaaatagatttgtaGACAAGTTTTGAATTAATTATTGTTAAAATAGTAGTGCATAATTCCACTATGAAATCTATATATTCTTGATTGAATTATAATTTTCTAACATTTGATAAGATTTttgtgtattttatatttttcgtGAGAATTTAAGAGTTAAGTTATTGAACCCTATTAAACAATTTCACTTCATTCCCATATAGGTAATTTTTATCATAAATGcgcttataattataattatacatTCAAACATTAAGAGAAAAAGCTCCTTCTACCACTTTCATTTTTATGGTCTAACTAATTTTACTACTATATAATTATATTACTTCAATCTATAATGAGACACTTTATCATTGAACTCAATATTTAACCTATTATTCAAGTGTGAATTGAGTTTAAAAAAAAGACATCAAAGATGAGAATAAAGAGTAACTAAATATATTGTAATTTTTTAATGTGTACTTTACAATACAACAGAGATTTCTTTAAATAAGAAACAAATAGGTCATTAATTAGTCAAAATTGAACACCCTTAACAATTTTTAGCCTCACTCAGTAATAAAAGCAATAGGAATATGGACATAAAAAGAAGTAAACATCCACTAAATATAATGAAATATCATAAATAAGGAAATAATTACCATAAGTGCTTAAGCCATCAATATATAATTTGCACTCCATAATGTTAATAAAGTTTACGCATTTtaacaagagagaaaaagaaaaaagaaaaaaatatgattttgaaaaagaagatCCTACCGGGAGTCGAACCCAGGTCGCAGGATTCAAAGTCCTGAGTGCTAACCACTACACCATAGAACCCTTGATGATGATACTTACCAATTATAGTTATATATCACATAACAAAATTagttatccttttttttttcttcctggAAAACATACATTTGCTCTAGATCCTCCTCCTCTAGAAATTAAGAAGTTATTAAATTTTGGATTTAACACTATATTCTAACCAAAAAACTTTAGTCCATATCTTGTTAGGATTTGAAATTGGAAAATGTATCGAGTCTAACAAAagattcaatttattttaaattcttcaTTACAATTAAGTCTATTGCTTTTAATCTGATAAAAAAGACCATGATTGAGCAGACTTTGTTCAAAAGTTAACTTCtaaatactataaaaaaatggtagataaataCGCAACAAATATTAAAGAAAATTACAACAATTTCCTAAATCTTACCTGCGAATTTTTTTCATGAATGTTTCTgcataatctataatataagaaaataagtggctctgttttttacaaaattacccgTCCTTACTTTTTGTACACCTATTAAAATTGTTGGTTTTTTGGTCTATTCACACAATTGTCCATTAtatcttaatattttattcaactatattataacttattttcaccattctttctctctcttcaccttTTTAGTTTTCTACCCTAATCTCTCTATACTTCATttactcttaaaaaaaaaatgatatttataatccacaaaattttaataaaaaataatataagggaaaaaattattattgatctaaatatttttgtatacaaaaatttactatttattcagatatttttttaaatgatacctaaacataaataatatttgtatcagaaaaatctattattgatctaaatatttttatataagaaaaatattatttatgattaaaaaaaaattattcaaaaatggtatacaggaaaaaatctattattgatctaaatattttttatcaaaaaatttactattcactcaaatatttttataaatgatatctaaacaaaaataatatttgtatacggaaaaaatttattattgatttaaatattttatatacagaaaatgatatttatgatccaaaaaaatttattcaaaaatggtatacgggaaaaaaatctattattgatctaaatatttttatatacgaaaatttactattgatatagatatttttgtaaacattacctaaacataaataatatttgtatacgggaaaaatctataattgatctaaatatttttctatatgaaaaatggtgtttatgatcccaaaaattttaattcaaaaatgatatgcgggaaaaaatttattaatgatctaaatatttttatatacgaacatttactattgatccagatatatttataaacgatacctaaacataaataatattgtatacgggaaaaaatctataattgaccta contains:
- the LOC131605645 gene encoding uncharacterized protein LOC131605645 translates to MKRMGFGGRWMGWIELLVFNSKMSVLVNGSSTKEFEVFRELRQSDPLSPFLYVLEAEGLSGLVRKSVEVGDLAIKGSCWVENLQFAYDTLLVGEGTWKHVWAIKAVIRAFEIVSGLGINCHKSKLIGINSRGPFLEAAPVLEGYDLESSIGENEESVGGCKNRFLNLGGRITLLKSIISSLTIFTMSFLQNAKEGGERV